Proteins from a genomic interval of Musa acuminata AAA Group cultivar baxijiao chromosome BXJ1-9, Cavendish_Baxijiao_AAA, whole genome shotgun sequence:
- the LOC135593004 gene encoding uncharacterized protein LOC135593004: MELVPYASNRNPNVPWSEMFRAASLRRPPDSLPPSRPSSPPHPRRRQEAPPPPSPEAASVESSHDAARLALYIAMAHAGLALTLLLLYGLYRLLHDFVRPLQWALLCSIPLHELQRALVDFWSPPLHLGLAPAFLAVPAALVRASADTLADLRTAILRRKLRSSRKVGFSRLIRWLVSFWVFIISHEQLGPAATVALFALGLLLASPTATSAVKNASFVRGRSSTRPSERGGGGFFTKRILKHLNTIIAVSLIVWMIIGALAGGIFFSYKIGVEGKDAVISLKSHVQKSNYAERIGFKKWLDDNDIPGLVDQYSANLYDTVWQQIDSLAVEYNLTDFANGFRQFLISRSRNPSGGASTSLMASAQHPYSVKLQSLSIHFKNHDWAEIYKELDSFFRELLITREDLVVTAKGLAFRGMEISKRVLSSSTSVIGGSASLMVSIALKLASGAAEVLNFVSQLTVFLWVLYYLITSESGGVTEQVMDMLPMSKWARVRCVEVINHAISSVFLATAKIAIFQGCLTWLLFRFCSVHFVYTSTLLAFISSLVPILPLWLSTIPAAVQLFMEGKFVWAVVVTVIHLMMMDYGTTVLQEDIPGHNAYLTGLSIIGGMTLFPNALEGAIMGPLIMTVVIALKNLYVEFVLADKEETGRESVVTDKENSSS, from the exons ATGGAGCTCGTCCCCTACGCGTCCAACCGTAACCCGAACGTCCCCTGGTCCGAGATGTTCCGCGCCGCCTCCCTCCGCCGCCCGCCGGACTCGCTTCCCCCCTCCCGCCCATCTTCACCTCCTCATCCCCGTCGCCGCCAGGAGGCACCGCCGCCTCCGTCTCCCGAGGCGGCCTCAGTCGAGTCCTCCCACGACGCCGCCCGCCTCGCTCTCTACATCGCCATGGCGCACGCCGGCCTCGCCCTCACCCTCCTCCTCCTTTACGGCCTCTACCGCCTCCTCCACGACTTCGTCCGCCCCCTCCAGTGGGCGCTCCTCTGCTCCATCCCCCTCCACGAGCTCCAGCGCGCCCTCGTCGACTTCTGGTCCCCGCCTCTCCACCTGGGCCTCGCCCCCGCCTTCCTTGCCGTCCCCGCTGCCCTCGTCCGCGCCTCCGCCGACACCCTCGCCGACCTCCGCACCGCCATCCTCCGCCGAAAGCTCCGGTCCTCCCGCAAGGTCGGCTTTTCCCGCCTCATCCGCTGGCTCGTCTCCTTCTGGGTCTTCATCATCTCTCACGAGCAGCTCGGCCCCGCTGCCACCGTCGCACTATTCGCCCTCGGTCTCCTCCTGGCCAGCCCCACCGCGACCTCCGCCGTAAAAAATGCCAGCTTCGTTCGCGGTCGGTCCTCCACACGCCCCTCCGAGCGGGGCGGTGGCGGATTCTTCACCAAACGCATCCTCAAGCACCTGAATACCATAATCGCCGTCAGCTTAATCGTCTGGATGATTATCGGGGCCTTGGCCGGAGGCATCTTCTTCTCCTACAAGATCGGAGTGGAAGGGAAGGATGCGGTGATATCGCTGAAATCCCACGTCCAGAAGAGCAATTACGCCGAGAGGATCGGATTCAAGAAGTGGTTGGACGACAACGATATCCCCGGCCTGGTGGATCAATACTCGGCCAACCTCTACGATACTGTCTGGCAGCAGATCGATAGCTTGGCTGTCGAATACAATCTTACAGATTTTGCCAATGGTTTCCGGCAATTCTTGATCAGCCGATCCAGGAACCCCTCGGGAGGCGCTTCCACCTCTTTGATGGCCTCGGCACAGCATCCTTACAGCGTAAAGCTCCAATCTTTGAGCATCCACTTCAAGAATCACGATTGGGCAGAGATCTACAAGGAATTGGACTCGTTCTTCAGGGAATTGCTGATCACCAGAGAGGATCTGGTGGTGACAGCGAAAGGGCTTGCTTTCCGAGGGATGGAAATCTCAAAGCGGGTTCTTTCAAGTAGTACTTCGGTCATCGGTGGCAGTGCTAGTTTAATGGTATCCATTGCCTTGAAGTTGGCCTCGGGTGCAGCCGAAGTATTGAATTTTGTTTCCCAGTTGACGGTTTTCCTGTGGGTGTTGTATTATCTCATCACCTCGGAGTCAGGCGGGGTGACAGAGCAGGTCATGGATATGCTGCCCATGTCAAAATGGGCAAGAGTACGTTGTGTCGAGGTTATCAACCATGCCATCAGCAGTGTGTTCTTGGCCACAGCGAAGATTGCAATCTTCCAAGGTTGTCTAACATGGCTGCTATTCAGGTTCTGCTCCGTTCATTTCGTGTATACCTCGACTCTCCTTGCTTTTATTAGCTCGTTGGTGCCTATACTCCCACTTTGGCTGTCAACGATCCCTGCTGCGGTTCAGTTGTTCATGGAAGGCAAATTTGTATGGGCGGTTGTGGTCACGGTGATTCACCTTATGATGATGGATTATGGTACTACGGTGCTTCAGGAGGATATACCTGGGCATAATGCATATCTAACTGGCCTTAGCATCATTGGTGGCATGACATTGTTCCCTAATGCTTTGGAG GGAGCCATAATGGGTCCGCTAATTATGACGGTTGTCATTGCTTTGAAGAACTTATATGTGGAGTTTGTTCTTGCTGATAAAGAGGAAACTGGCAGAGAATCTGTGGTTACTGATAAAGAGAATAGCAGCAGCTAG